A single Salmo salar chromosome ssa19, Ssal_v3.1, whole genome shotgun sequence DNA region contains:
- the tex47 gene encoding testis-expressed protein 47 isoform X1, whose amino-acid sequence MEASSQLLSLDQKKEEDVGTSLFHCHMKQRRLFNPQEEMKFLLHRLIVIASLPQQLADRKDLGVHYEELNQRLQRYYQGDAITGLLLLYPTCMLHVIESSSEVLVSLLQDLRDMQERPHCVLIEAPRVLVMSHDLPSRLFQQWSYKVLNVQARVGGMLSRDGSEEEEEEDTDTLVSTALSMLLKLGNHLLKATKGSKMPPGSVLDEVPEMIVPQDILVQLLSRGDLLSPQQYLQAYHTPLHILMDSERTWPPPEQLRCEF is encoded by the exons atgGAGGCATCCAGCCAGCTACTAAGTCTTGACCAAAAGAAGGAGGAAGATGTTGGGACTAGCTTGTTTCACTGCCATATGAAGCAAAGAAGGCTTTTTAATCCTCAAGAGGAGATG aaGTTCCTGTTACACCGGTTGATAGTCATCGCCAGCCTCCCCCAGCAACTCGCAGACAGGAAAGACCTGGGAG TACACTACGAAGAACTGAACCAGCGCTTGCAGAGGTATTACCAAGGTGATGCTATCACAGGCCTGCTTTTGCTGTACCCAACCTGCATGCTTCATGTCATTGAG TCCTCCAGCGAGGTTCTTGTGTCTCTGCTGCAGGATCTGAGGGACATGCAGGAACGGCCACACTG TGTCCTGATTGAGGCGCCCAGGGTCCTGGTGATGTCACATGACCTTCCCAGCAGGTTGTTCCAGCAGTGGAGCTACAAGGTGCTTAATGTGCAGGCCAGGGTGGGTGGGATGCTGAGTAGAGACgggtcagaggaggaggaggaggaggacacagacacactggtcaGCACCGCCCTGTCTATGCTGCTCAAGCTGGGGAATCACCTCCTCAAAGCCACCAAG GGTTCAAAGATGCCCCCGGGCTCTGTTCTGGATGAAGTACCAGAGATGATAGTCCCCCAGGATATCCTGGTTCAGCTCCTGTCCAGAGGAGACCTTCTGAGCCCCCAGCAGTACCTGCAGGCCTACCACACCCCTCTCCACATCCTCATGGACTCTG AGCGTACTTGGCCTCCACCTGAGCAACTTCGATGTGAATTCTGA
- the tex47 gene encoding testis-expressed protein 47 isoform X2, which produces MASRSHEVDNAPFTIWNSAFEDRMSLLAKLEESHRAVRKKFLLHRLIVIASLPQQLADRKDLGVHYEELNQRLQRYYQGDAITGLLLLYPTCMLHVIESSSEVLVSLLQDLRDMQERPHCVLIEAPRVLVMSHDLPSRLFQQWSYKVLNVQARVGGMLSRDGSEEEEEEDTDTLVSTALSMLLKLGNHLLKATKGSKMPPGSVLDEVPEMIVPQDILVQLLSRGDLLSPQQYLQAYHTPLHILMDSERTWPPPEQLRCEF; this is translated from the exons ATGGCTTCCAGGTCGCACGAAGTTGATAATGCGCCCTTTACCATCTGGAACTCAGCCTTTGAAGACAGAATGTCGCTGCTTGCAAAGCTGGAAGAGTCCCACAGGGCCGTTAGAAAG aaGTTCCTGTTACACCGGTTGATAGTCATCGCCAGCCTCCCCCAGCAACTCGCAGACAGGAAAGACCTGGGAG TACACTACGAAGAACTGAACCAGCGCTTGCAGAGGTATTACCAAGGTGATGCTATCACAGGCCTGCTTTTGCTGTACCCAACCTGCATGCTTCATGTCATTGAG TCCTCCAGCGAGGTTCTTGTGTCTCTGCTGCAGGATCTGAGGGACATGCAGGAACGGCCACACTG TGTCCTGATTGAGGCGCCCAGGGTCCTGGTGATGTCACATGACCTTCCCAGCAGGTTGTTCCAGCAGTGGAGCTACAAGGTGCTTAATGTGCAGGCCAGGGTGGGTGGGATGCTGAGTAGAGACgggtcagaggaggaggaggaggaggacacagacacactggtcaGCACCGCCCTGTCTATGCTGCTCAAGCTGGGGAATCACCTCCTCAAAGCCACCAAG GGTTCAAAGATGCCCCCGGGCTCTGTTCTGGATGAAGTACCAGAGATGATAGTCCCCCAGGATATCCTGGTTCAGCTCCTGTCCAGAGGAGACCTTCTGAGCCCCCAGCAGTACCTGCAGGCCTACCACACCCCTCTCCACATCCTCATGGACTCTG AGCGTACTTGGCCTCCACCTGAGCAACTTCGATGTGAATTCTGA
- the tex47 gene encoding testis-expressed protein 47 isoform X3, with protein sequence MEASSQLLSLDQKKEEDVGTSLFHCHMKQRRLFNPQEEMKFLLHRLIVIASLPQQLADRKDLGVHYEELNQRLQRYYQGDAITGLLLLYPTCMLHVIESSSEVLVSLLQDLRDMQERPHCVLIEAPRVLVMSHDLPSRLFQQWSYKVLNVQARVGGMLSRDGSEEEEEEDTDTLVSTALSMLLKLGNHLLKATKGSKMPPGSVLDEVPEMIVPQDILVQLLSRGDLLSPQQYLQAYHTPLHILMDSGHVFGSSQLTTV encoded by the exons atgGAGGCATCCAGCCAGCTACTAAGTCTTGACCAAAAGAAGGAGGAAGATGTTGGGACTAGCTTGTTTCACTGCCATATGAAGCAAAGAAGGCTTTTTAATCCTCAAGAGGAGATG aaGTTCCTGTTACACCGGTTGATAGTCATCGCCAGCCTCCCCCAGCAACTCGCAGACAGGAAAGACCTGGGAG TACACTACGAAGAACTGAACCAGCGCTTGCAGAGGTATTACCAAGGTGATGCTATCACAGGCCTGCTTTTGCTGTACCCAACCTGCATGCTTCATGTCATTGAG TCCTCCAGCGAGGTTCTTGTGTCTCTGCTGCAGGATCTGAGGGACATGCAGGAACGGCCACACTG TGTCCTGATTGAGGCGCCCAGGGTCCTGGTGATGTCACATGACCTTCCCAGCAGGTTGTTCCAGCAGTGGAGCTACAAGGTGCTTAATGTGCAGGCCAGGGTGGGTGGGATGCTGAGTAGAGACgggtcagaggaggaggaggaggaggacacagacacactggtcaGCACCGCCCTGTCTATGCTGCTCAAGCTGGGGAATCACCTCCTCAAAGCCACCAAG GGTTCAAAGATGCCCCCGGGCTCTGTTCTGGATGAAGTACCAGAGATGATAGTCCCCCAGGATATCCTGGTTCAGCTCCTGTCCAGAGGAGACCTTCTGAGCCCCCAGCAGTACCTGCAGGCCTACCACACCCCTCTCCACATCCTCATGGACTCTG GGCACGTGTTTGGAAGCAGTCAGCTAACTACAGTTTAG